Proteins encoded in a region of the Capra hircus breed San Clemente chromosome 3, ASM170441v1, whole genome shotgun sequence genome:
- the CERS2 gene encoding ceramide synthase 2 encodes MLQTLHDYFWWERLWLPVNLTWADLEDRDGRVYAKASDLYITLPLALLFLIIRYFFELYVATPLAALLNVKEKTRLRAPPNPTLEHFYMTSGKQPKQADVELLSRQSGLSGRQVERWFRRRRNQDRPSLLKKFREASWRFTFYLIAFIAGTAVIVDKPWFYDLRKVWEGYPIQSIIPSQYWYYMIELSFYWSLLFSIASDVKRKDFKEQIIHHVATIILISFSWFANYVRAGTLIMALHDSSDYLLESAKMFNYAGWKNTCNNIFIVFAIVFIITRLVILPFWILHCTLVYPLELYPAFFGYYFFNFMMGVLQLLHIFWAYLILRMAHKFITGKVVEDERSDREETESSEGEEAAAGGGAKNRPLANGHPILNNNHRKND; translated from the exons ATGCTCCAGACCTTACATGACTACTTCTGGTGGGAACGGCTGTGGCTCCCTGTGAACTTAACCTGGGCTGATCTAGAAGACCGAGATGGACGTGTCTACGCCAAAGCCTCTGACCTCTATATCACACTACCCCTGGCCTTGCTCTTCCTCATCATTCGATACTTCTTTGAGCT ttaTGTGGCTACACCACTGGCTGCCCTCCTGAATGTCAAAGAGAAAACCCGGCTGCGGGCACCTCCCAACCCCACTTTGGAGCATTTCTACATGACCAGTGGCAAGCAGCCCAAACAG GCAGATGTAGAGCTTCTGTCGCGGCAGAGCGGGCTGTCTGGCCGCCAGGTAGAGCGCTGGTTCCGCCGCCGTCGCAACCAGGACCGGCCCAGTCTCCTCAAGAAGTTCCGAGAGGCAAG CTGGAGATTCACATTTTACCTGATTGCTTTCATTGCCGGCACAGCTGTCATTGTAGAC AAACCCTGGTTCTATGACCTGAGGAAAGTTTGGGAGGGATATCCCATACAG aGCATCATCCCTTCCCAGTATTGGTACTACATGATTGAACTGTCTTTCTACTGGTCCTTGCTCTTCAGCATTGCTTCTGATGTCAAGCGAAAG GATTTCAAGGAGCAGATCATCCATCATGTGGCCACCATCATCCTCATTAGTTTCTCCTGGTTTGCCAATTACGTCCGAGCAGGGACTCTCATCATGGCTCTGCACGACTCTTCTGACTACCTGCTAGAG TCAGCCAAGATGTTTAACTATGCGGGATGGAAAAACACCTGCAACAACATCTTCATCGTCTTCGCCATTGTCTTCATCATCACCCGACTGGTCATCCTGCCCTTCTG GATCCTGCACTGCACGCTGGTGTACCCACTGGAGCTCTATCCCGCCTTCTTTGGCTATTACTTCTTCAATTTCATGATGGGAGTGCTACAGCTGCTGCATATCTTCTGGGCCTACCTCATTTTGCGCATGGCCCACAAGTTCATAACTGGAAAG GTAGTAGAAGATGAACGCAGTGACCGGGAAGAAACAGAGAGCTCAGAGGGGGAGGAGGCTGCAGCTGGGGGAGGAGCAAAGAACCGGCCCCTGGCCAATGGCCACCCCATCCTCAACAACAACCATCGTAAGAATGACTGA